The following DNA comes from Deltaproteobacteria bacterium.
ACGCCTCCTTCGATCTCTTCACCTCGATCCTCACCCGGCCCTCCTTCTCGCCCGCCGAGATCAAGCGGGTGCAGGGAGAGACCGTGGACAACCTGAAGACCCGGCAGGACCGCTCGCGGGAGGTCGCCTCCCTGGTCTTCGAGCAGACCCTCTATGGCGCCGACACCCCCTACGGGCACCCGGCCGAGGGCTTCGTCGCGAGCGTGAAGGGCTTCTCGGCCCCGGCGGTGAAGAAGTTCCACCAGCAGGCCTGGCGGCCAGAGAACATGGTCCTGGTGATCTCCGGGGACGTGGACATCGTCGCCCTGCGCCAGAACGTGCAGAAGCGCCTCGGCCGCTTCAAGGGCAAGGGCAAGAAGGTGAAGCTCAAGGCCCCCGCCGCCGCGCCGGCGAAGAAGGCCGCCCGCCTCACCCTGGTGGACCGCCCGGACGCTCCCCAGAGCGAGCTGCGCGCCGGCCTGGTGGGCATGAGCCGCAGCGATCCGCGCTACGCCTCCTTCGAGGTCCTCACCACCCTCCTGGGCGGTGGCTTCACCAGCCGCCTCAACAACCGCCTGCGGGAGCAGCTCGGCTACACCTACGGGATCCGGGCGATGCAGGTGGACCGCAGCGGCCGCGGCCCCTTCCTGATCGCCTCGGCGCTCCACACGCCCAAGACCGCCGACGCGGTCCAGGAGATCCTGCGGATGGTGGGGGAGCTGGCGACGACGCCGGTGCCGGCGGACGAGCTGGAGAAGGCCAAGCTCAACCTCATCCGGGCCCTGCCGACGCGCTTCGAGACCAACGGCGAAGTGGCCGGCACCCTCGGCGCGCTGGCCGCGCACGGCCTGCCCCTGACCTGGTACGACGACTACGAGAAGCAGATCCGCGCGGTGGACGCCGCCGCGCTGCAGAAGCTGGCCGGGCAGCTGGTGCCCGAGGGTCAGCTCCTCTTCACGATCGTCGGCGACACCAAGGTCATCGAGGCCGATCTCGTGAAGATCCTCGGGCCGGCGAAGAAGACCGATCCCGAGGGCAAGGCGCTGAAGTAGCGGCGCGCTAGCGGGGCAGCTCGACGAGCACCCAGCGCTCGCCCCGCTTCTCGACCACGAAGACCTGGGCGCCCCCGCCGGGCCCCGAGAGGAGCGCCTGCTCCCCGCGCATCTCGACCGAGGTCATGCCCACCGCCAGCTGGATCATCTTCGCGTCGAGCTTCTCGGCGGCCTTGCCGTGGAGCTCGGCCTTGATGCTGGCGATGGTGGCCTCCCGGGCCTCCGGGGTCGTCGGCGGCTGGCCGAGCTTCTCGGACATGTCGGCGAGGATGGCGTCCCAGTCCAGGACCTCGTCGAGGGCGTCGGGCTCGGCCAGGCCGGCCAGGACCTCGAGGTAGCGGGTGAGCGGATACTGCGGGCTGCCGGGGTCGATGACCTGCGGGGCGTCCTCCTTGCGGGCCAGCTCCTCGGTGGTGGCGATCAGGCGGATCGGCGCGTCGCTGGTGGTCAGGCGTAGCATGCGTCCGCTGGCGTCGACGTGGAGGACGTCCTCGCCGGGCTTGTCGTCCTTGGTCACGGTGACGGTGTAGCCAACGACCTCCTTGCCGTCGTGCTGGAACTTCGCCGCGCGCACCTCCAGGGTGATGGTGCGCTGCTTGGCCTGCTCGCCCTTCATCCGGTCGGTCCAGAGGAGGGAGGGCAGGCTCCACTTCGCGCCGTCGGTGAGCGGCAGCCGCTCGACGAGCAGGGCCACCCCCGGCGTCACGTCGAAGTAGGGGACGTCCAGCGGGGCGTGGTCGTCCTTGCCCTTGAGCTTTCGATCCCAGCCCTTGCCCGCGCGCTGCATCAGCGAGGACTCCTTCATCGCCGGCTGGTCGGGGAGCTGCTGGTTCTTCTCGCTCTTCACCGAGACCGC
Coding sequences within:
- a CDS encoding pitrilysin family protein — encoded protein: MKTPLPILLSLLLLSLACGGKQKVDEAPPPPPPAPAEPSAAAAEEEGPRKAPWAKSGIEDWTTPPKARAESPFRPPAPTTFTLPSGLQVVVQPRHTLPLVSIELIARGAGSAADPKKQPGLAAFTADLLDEGAGKRSAMQIAQEVERLGATLHTGVTADHGWISMQTLARTFDASFDLFTSILTRPSFSPAEIKRVQGETVDNLKTRQDRSREVASLVFEQTLYGADTPYGHPAEGFVASVKGFSAPAVKKFHQQAWRPENMVLVISGDVDIVALRQNVQKRLGRFKGKGKKVKLKAPAAAPAKKAARLTLVDRPDAPQSELRAGLVGMSRSDPRYASFEVLTTLLGGGFTSRLNNRLREQLGYTYGIRAMQVDRSGRGPFLIASALHTPKTADAVQEILRMVGELATTPVPADELEKAKLNLIRALPTRFETNGEVAGTLGALAAHGLPLTWYDDYEKQIRAVDAAALQKLAGQLVPEGQLLFTIVGDTKVIEADLVKILGPAKKTDPEGKALK